The following are encoded together in the Capsulimonas corticalis genome:
- a CDS encoding NADAR family protein, translated as MPIYFYSQRMLYGEFSNFAKYGVKMDGEWWPTTEHYFQAQKFVDPDYRTQIRNADTPKRAAELGRSRRVPLRPDWEDVKDDIMYACVLKKFETHPELRERLLSTGDEEIIENAPGDFYWGCGKDGTGKNMLGKILMDIRTALRGE; from the coding sequence ATGCCTATCTACTTCTATTCCCAGCGAATGCTCTACGGAGAGTTCTCGAACTTCGCAAAATACGGCGTCAAAATGGACGGCGAATGGTGGCCGACCACCGAGCATTACTTCCAAGCACAGAAGTTCGTCGATCCCGATTACCGTACCCAGATTCGCAACGCCGACACGCCCAAACGCGCCGCCGAACTCGGCCGCAGCCGCCGCGTCCCCCTGCGCCCGGATTGGGAAGACGTGAAAGACGATATCATGTACGCCTGCGTGCTCAAGAAGTTCGAAACGCACCCGGAGCTTCGCGAACGATTGCTCTCGACCGGCGACGAAGAGATCATCGAAAACGCCCCCGGCGATTTCTACTGGGGCTGCGGCAAGGACGGAACCGGCAAGAACATGCTGGGCAAGATCCTCATGGACATCCGCACCGCGCTTCGCGGGGAGTAA